A window from Triticum aestivum cultivar Chinese Spring chromosome 6D, IWGSC CS RefSeq v2.1, whole genome shotgun sequence encodes these proteins:
- the LOC123140689 gene encoding bidirectional sugar transporter SWEET14 has product MGGLSLQHPWAFAFGLLGNVISFMTYLAPLPTFYRIYRSKSTQGFQSVPYVVALFSAMLWIYYALLKSDECLLITINSAGCVIETIYIIIYLTYAPKQAKLFTAKILLLLNVGVFGLILLLTLLLSEGEKRVVMLGWVCVGFSVSVFIAPLSVIRLVVRTRSVEFMPFSLSLSLTVSAVVWFLYGLLIKDKYVALPNILGFAFGVIQMGLYALYRNAMPSPAPKQVDDADAIKVPEHVIHIAKLGPAAAIELNTHNPMERGMPPPMEDNGLACASDMTKGGIDMVEKATRVEQV; this is encoded by the exons ATGGGTGGTCTCTCTCTTCAGCACCCGTGGGCCTTTGCCTTTGGCCTCCTAG GCAACGTCATCTCGTTCATGACCTACCTGGCCCCACT GCCGACGTTCTACCGAATCTACCGGAGCAAGTCGACGCAGGGGTTCCAGTCGGTCCCTTACGTGGTGGCGCTCTTTAGCGCGATGTTGTGGATCTACTACGCGCTGCTCAAGTCTGACGAGTGCCTCCTCATCACCATCAACTCCGCCGGCTGTGTCATTGAGACCATCTACATCATCATCTACCTCACCTATGCACCAAAGCAAGCCAAG CTCTTCACGGCGAAGATCCTCCTCCTCCTGAATGTGGGTGTGTTCGGTCTTATCCTCCTCCTCACCCTACTCCTGTCGGAGGGCGAGAAGCGCGTCGTCATGCTCGGGTGGGTTTGCGTCGGCTTCTCTGTCAGCGTCTTCATCGCGCCCCTCAGCGTCATC CGCCTTGTGGTGCGTACCCGGAGCGTGGAGTTCATGcctttttccctctccctctccctcactgtCAGCGCCGTCGTCTGGTtcctctacggcctcctcatcaaggACAAATATGTTGCC CTGCCAAACATTCTTGGGTTTGCCTTCGGTGTGATTCAAATGGGGCTTTACGCCCTCTACCGCAACGCCATGCCTTCACCGGCTCCCAAGCAGGTGGACGATGCTGATGCCATCAAGGTGCCCGAGCATGTCATCCACATCGCTAAGCTTGGCCCAGCAGCTGCCATCGAGCTCAACACACACAATCCCATGGAACGGgggatgccaccgccgatggaggATAACGGCTTGGCCTGCGCCAGCGACATGACCAAGGGGGGCATTGACATGGTTGAGAAGGCAACCCGCGTCGAGCAAGTCTAG